Proteins from one Hydrogenophaga sp. SL48 genomic window:
- a CDS encoding polysaccharide deacetylase family protein has translation MSRPWTVSPALKASAALHVGAALGTVAAPAIWPWALGAVALNHAVITGAGLLPRTSLLGPNLTRLPAAAQARRELALTIDDGPDPEVTPRVLDLLDAAGARASFFCIGWRARQSPALCREIVARGHRVENHGDSHSNAFSLFGPRRMRADVAAAQATLSDITGQAPLFFRPTAGLRNPFLEPVLASLDLQLAAWTRRPYDTRDGRPQQVLQRLTRGLGPGDILLMHDGHAALTPEGQPVILATLPLLLHRLKAESLQAVTLQQALA, from the coding sequence ATGAGCCGCCCCTGGACCGTGTCTCCCGCGCTCAAGGCCTCGGCGGCCTTGCACGTTGGCGCCGCGCTCGGCACCGTGGCCGCGCCAGCGATCTGGCCCTGGGCGCTGGGGGCGGTGGCGCTGAACCACGCGGTGATCACCGGCGCGGGCCTGCTGCCTCGCACCAGCCTGCTCGGCCCCAACCTCACCCGCCTGCCAGCGGCGGCGCAAGCGCGGCGCGAGCTGGCGCTGACCATCGACGACGGTCCCGACCCCGAGGTCACGCCGCGCGTGCTCGACCTGCTGGACGCCGCCGGCGCCCGGGCCAGTTTTTTCTGCATCGGCTGGCGCGCGCGCCAGAGCCCCGCGTTGTGCCGCGAGATCGTGGCGCGCGGTCATCGGGTCGAGAACCACGGCGACTCGCACTCCAACGCGTTCTCCCTCTTCGGCCCCCGGCGCATGCGCGCCGACGTTGCGGCCGCCCAGGCCACGCTCTCTGACATCACCGGCCAGGCCCCGCTGTTTTTTCGGCCCACCGCCGGTCTGCGCAATCCGTTCCTGGAGCCGGTGCTGGCCAGCCTCGACCTGCAGCTGGCCGCCTGGACCCGCCGGCCCTACGACACACGTGACGGCCGTCCGCAGCAGGTGCTGCAGCGCCTGACCCGCGGACTGGGGCCTGGCGACATCCTGCTCATGCACGACGGCCACGCGGCCCTCACGCCCGAAGGGCAACCCGTCATCCTGGCCACCTTGCCATTGTTGCTTCACCGGTTGAAGGCCGAGTCCTTGCAGGCCGTGACGCTCCAGCAGGCCCTGGCATGA
- a CDS encoding SAM-dependent methyltransferase: MNTAPGGPPSGAHRRAQNKRAPAPRAFLNTLRTDASRLFWAGGRFAFFHAWGKLGGDPIFREVLRRGLLPSGARLLDLGCGQGCLFAWLLAAQRLSERGQWPADWAIAPRFLSLRGVELLPRDVERATAAFADQHPLVRVEQGDMTRVELGQVDAVTILDALHYVDHASQERLLRRIRAALPPGGLFLTRVGDASAGWSFGVSNWVDRAVTLARTHQRPRLFCRSLGEWQALLTGLGFEVETEPMSEGKTFANVMLVCRVPA, encoded by the coding sequence ATGAACACGGCGCCGGGCGGTCCTCCATCTGGCGCGCACCGCCGCGCGCAGAACAAGAGGGCGCCCGCACCCCGGGCGTTTCTGAACACCCTGCGGACCGACGCGAGCCGCCTTTTCTGGGCCGGTGGCCGTTTCGCGTTTTTCCACGCGTGGGGCAAGCTGGGTGGCGATCCGATCTTCCGCGAGGTGCTGCGGCGCGGCCTGTTGCCGTCGGGTGCCCGGCTGCTCGACCTCGGCTGCGGGCAAGGCTGCCTGTTCGCCTGGCTGCTCGCGGCGCAGCGGCTGTCCGAACGGGGGCAGTGGCCTGCCGACTGGGCGATCGCGCCCCGTTTCCTGAGCCTTCGTGGTGTCGAACTGCTGCCACGCGACGTGGAGCGCGCGACAGCGGCTTTCGCGGACCAACACCCGCTGGTGCGGGTGGAGCAGGGCGACATGACCCGGGTTGAACTGGGTCAAGTGGACGCTGTCACCATCCTCGATGCCCTGCACTATGTGGATCACGCCTCGCAAGAGCGCCTGCTGCGGCGCATTCGCGCCGCGCTGCCGCCCGGCGGCCTGTTCCTGACCCGCGTCGGCGATGCCAGCGCCGGGTGGTCGTTCGGGGTGTCGAACTGGGTGGACCGTGCCGTGACCCTGGCACGCACCCACCAGCGTCCGCGCCTGTTTTGCCGCAGCCTGGGTGAGTGGCAGGCGCTGCTGACCGGGCTGGGTTTCGAGGTGGAGACCGAGCCCATGAGCGAAGGAAAAACCTTCGCCAATGTGATGCTGGTGTGCCGCGTGCCGGCTTGA
- a CDS encoding beta-ketoacyl-[acyl-carrier-protein] synthase family protein has product MTPLQLSAYTLTTALGRGLAAHREALRAERSALAPCAFESVDLDTWVGEVPDVDAQTLPEALARYDCRNNRLTLMGLETDGFAERVREASARYGADRVGVFLGTSTAGILQTELAYRRRDPASGALPDHFHYRTTHNAFSLAEFTRDHFALEGMAMAISTACSSSAKVFAAAARQLALGTIDAAIVGGVDSLCLTTLYGFASLQLTSSQPCRPYDAARDGISIGEGAAFALLERNDAPVAGTVMLLGVGESSDAYHMSAPHPQGLGARLAMEAALRSAGLGVGDIDYINLHGTATPANDSAEGQAVSALFGDTVPGNSTKGYMGHTLGAAGAIEAIICAMALTDGRLPGSPGTGALDPSIPIRYQRHGADAPLRHALSNSFGFGGSNCSLVLGVTA; this is encoded by the coding sequence GTGACCCCTCTGCAACTCTCCGCCTACACACTGACCACCGCCCTTGGGCGCGGGCTGGCGGCCCACCGTGAGGCCTTGCGCGCCGAGCGCTCGGCGCTCGCTCCCTGCGCCTTCGAATCGGTGGACCTCGACACCTGGGTCGGCGAAGTCCCGGACGTGGACGCGCAGACCCTGCCCGAAGCGCTGGCCCGTTACGACTGCCGCAACAACCGCCTGACCCTGATGGGCCTGGAGACCGACGGGTTTGCCGAGCGCGTGCGTGAGGCTTCTGCCCGGTATGGCGCCGATCGCGTGGGCGTGTTCCTCGGCACCAGCACCGCCGGCATCCTGCAGACCGAGCTGGCCTACCGCCGGCGCGACCCGGCCAGCGGCGCACTGCCCGATCACTTCCACTACCGCACCACACACAACGCCTTCTCGCTCGCCGAGTTCACGCGCGACCACTTCGCGTTGGAAGGCATGGCGATGGCGATCTCCACCGCGTGTTCGTCCAGTGCCAAGGTGTTCGCCGCCGCCGCGCGCCAGCTCGCGCTCGGCACCATCGACGCGGCCATCGTGGGCGGCGTCGATTCGCTCTGCCTGACCACGCTCTACGGCTTCGCCTCGCTGCAGCTCACCTCGTCACAACCCTGCCGGCCCTACGACGCGGCGCGCGACGGCATCTCCATCGGCGAGGGCGCGGCCTTTGCGCTGCTGGAGCGCAACGACGCGCCCGTTGCCGGCACGGTGATGTTGCTCGGCGTGGGCGAGTCCAGCGACGCGTACCACATGTCGGCGCCGCACCCACAGGGCCTGGGCGCGCGCCTGGCCATGGAGGCCGCGCTGCGCTCGGCGGGTCTGGGCGTTGGCGACATTGATTACATCAACCTGCATGGCACCGCCACGCCCGCCAACGACTCGGCCGAAGGCCAGGCGGTGAGTGCGCTGTTCGGCGACACCGTGCCGGGCAACTCCACCAAGGGCTACATGGGCCACACCCTGGGCGCCGCGGGCGCCATCGAAGCCATCATCTGCGCGATGGCGCTGACCGACGGGCGCCTGCCCGGCAGCCCGGGCACTGGTGCGCTGGACCCTTCGATTCCCATCCGCTACCAGCGCCACGGCGCCGACGCGCCACTGCGTCACGCGCTCAGCAATTCGTTCGGGTTCGGCGGCAGCAACTGCAGCCTCGTGCTGGGGGTGACCGCATGA
- a CDS encoding beta-ketoacyl synthase chain length factor: MSAAPLQAWINGIGLIAPGLPDWATAAAVLRGEAAYVSAPSVLPVPLLLPPAERRRASRVIRLSLGVGLEAVTHAGADASTLATVFAASGADGHNCHSLCEQLAGDDRQISPTRFHNSVHNAAAGYWGIATHSMAPCQVLGAFDASFGAGLLDALAQVAMDGQPVLLVAYDSEYPEPLHAKRDTPDCGGVALLLSAQRSAASLASITVAPSRAPAEVLGDAAMEGLRQNIPALRALPLLQRLARGTAGPVVLDYLAPMQLQVDLQDLRQ; the protein is encoded by the coding sequence ATGAGTGCAGCACCTCTGCAAGCCTGGATCAACGGCATCGGTCTGATCGCGCCCGGCCTGCCCGACTGGGCCACCGCTGCGGCGGTGCTGCGCGGCGAGGCGGCTTATGTCTCGGCACCGAGCGTGCTGCCCGTGCCCTTGCTGCTGCCACCGGCCGAGCGCCGCCGCGCCAGCCGCGTCATCCGGCTCAGCCTGGGCGTGGGGCTGGAAGCGGTGACCCACGCGGGCGCCGACGCATCCACGCTGGCCACGGTGTTCGCCGCGTCGGGCGCCGACGGCCACAACTGCCATTCGCTGTGCGAGCAGCTCGCGGGCGACGACCGCCAGATTTCGCCCACGCGCTTCCACAACTCGGTGCACAACGCCGCCGCCGGCTACTGGGGCATCGCCACGCACAGCATGGCACCGTGCCAGGTGCTCGGTGCGTTCGACGCCAGCTTCGGCGCCGGCCTGCTCGATGCGCTGGCCCAGGTGGCCATGGACGGCCAGCCGGTGCTGCTGGTGGCCTACGACAGCGAGTACCCCGAGCCGCTGCACGCCAAGCGCGACACGCCCGACTGCGGCGGCGTGGCCTTGTTGCTCAGCGCCCAGCGCAGCGCGGCTTCGCTGGCGTCGATCACGGTGGCCCCCAGCCGGGCACCGGCGGAGGTGCTGGGCGACGCTGCCATGGAGGGGTTGCGCCAGAACATCCCGGCCCTGCGCGCCTTGCCCCTGCTGCAGCGCCTGGCGCGCGGCACGGCTGGCCCAGTGGTGCTCGACTACCTCGCGCCCATGCAGCTTCAGGTGGACCTTCAGGACCTTCGGCAGTGA
- a CDS encoding 3-hydroxylacyl-ACP dehydratase: MCLLENVLEWNEQRIVCDALSHTDPLNPLRAADRLGAATGVEYAAQAMAVHGALLAKSDAAPTQGYLTSVRGLSLHVDRLDDLAGPLRVTAERLSGDARLILYQFHIHHGERCLIEGRASVVLDAQSL; this comes from the coding sequence ATGTGCCTGCTGGAGAACGTGCTCGAATGGAATGAGCAGCGCATCGTCTGCGACGCGCTGAGCCACACCGACCCCCTGAACCCCCTGCGCGCGGCGGACCGCCTGGGGGCCGCGACCGGTGTGGAGTACGCCGCGCAGGCCATGGCCGTGCACGGCGCCTTGCTGGCGAAGTCCGACGCCGCGCCCACGCAGGGCTACCTCACCAGCGTGCGCGGCTTGAGCCTGCACGTGGACCGGCTGGACGACCTGGCCGGGCCGCTGCGCGTGACCGCCGAGCGACTGTCGGGCGACGCACGCCTCATCCTTTACCAATTTCACATTCACCACGGTGAGCGCTGCCTGATCGAAGGCCGGGCCTCGGTGGTGCTCGACGCACAGTCCCTATGA
- the fabG gene encoding 3-oxoacyl-ACP reductase FabG, which produces MTPSSKSRRALVTGGSGGIGAAICQRLGADGHHVIVHANRGLEKAQAIAAQIVAEGGSAEAVAFDITDRAATAAALEALTEAGAIQILVNNAGIHDDAVFPGMSGEQWDRVIDVSLNGFFNVTQPLTMPMMRTRWGRIVSISSVAAVAGNRGQVNYSAAKGALHAASKSLALELASRGVTVNAVAPGLIATGMIEGTFDADMVKRMVPMQRVGQPKEVADLVAFLASDQAGYISGQVISINGAMI; this is translated from the coding sequence ATGACTCCTTCATCCAAAAGCCGGCGCGCCCTGGTCACCGGTGGCAGCGGTGGCATCGGTGCCGCGATCTGCCAGCGCCTGGGCGCCGACGGCCACCACGTCATCGTGCACGCCAACCGGGGCCTGGAGAAGGCGCAGGCCATCGCCGCGCAGATCGTGGCCGAGGGCGGCAGCGCAGAGGCCGTGGCCTTCGACATCACCGACCGTGCGGCGACCGCTGCCGCGCTCGAAGCGCTGACCGAGGCCGGTGCGATCCAGATCCTGGTGAACAACGCGGGCATCCACGACGACGCGGTGTTTCCCGGCATGAGCGGCGAGCAGTGGGACCGCGTGATCGACGTGTCGCTCAACGGTTTCTTCAACGTGACCCAGCCGCTGACCATGCCCATGATGCGCACGCGCTGGGGCCGCATCGTCAGCATCTCGTCGGTCGCGGCCGTGGCGGGCAACCGGGGGCAGGTGAACTACTCCGCCGCCAAGGGCGCGCTGCACGCCGCGAGCAAGTCGCTGGCGCTGGAGCTGGCGAGCCGGGGCGTGACGGTCAACGCCGTGGCGCCCGGGCTGATCGCCACCGGCATGATCGAAGGCACGTTCGACGCCGACATGGTCAAACGGATGGTGCCGATGCAGCGGGTGGGCCAGCCGAAAGAGGTGGCCGACCTCGTGGCTTTTCTTGCATCCGATCAGGCGGGCTATATTTCCGGGCAGGTGATTTCGATCAACGGCGCGATGATCTGA
- a CDS encoding cation:proton antiporter → MNATELFLIAMLIIFSLPWLVWRVFKTDYFAPLVVVQILMGIVLGPGVLGHWFPEYYQFVFTPPVVQSLNGVAWWAVMLFVMIAGIELDLGQAWKHRRESGITAGLALGAPLLLGCGAAVVLLGFDGWVGPKALGWQFILGIGMACAVTALPILILLMEKLDILRAPLGQRILRYASLDDIAIWGVLALILMDWSRIGKQVVFLVGFVVLGWAFRRLMAWLDEKDRWYVALIWLAICGFGADWSGLHYMVGAFLAGAIMDAHWFNQDKLDQLRHHVLLVMMPVFFLSTGLRTNWAVGGFEVFAAAALLLVVSVAGKLIGVRIAGKVLGWGPGEASLIGWLLQTKALIMIIFANILLDKQIITNETFTALLLMAVASTMLTVPVVAPKLRRLGQALGG, encoded by the coding sequence TTGAACGCCACCGAACTCTTCCTCATCGCGATGCTCATCATCTTCAGCCTGCCCTGGCTGGTGTGGCGGGTGTTCAAGACCGACTACTTCGCACCGCTGGTGGTGGTGCAGATCCTCATGGGCATCGTGCTCGGCCCGGGCGTGCTGGGCCACTGGTTTCCCGAGTACTACCAGTTCGTCTTCACGCCGCCGGTGGTGCAGTCGCTGAACGGCGTGGCCTGGTGGGCGGTGATGCTGTTCGTGATGATCGCGGGCATCGAGCTGGACCTCGGCCAGGCCTGGAAACACCGCCGGGAAAGTGGCATCACCGCCGGCCTGGCGCTGGGCGCGCCGCTGCTGCTGGGCTGTGGCGCGGCGGTCGTGCTGCTGGGCTTTGACGGCTGGGTGGGCCCGAAGGCGCTGGGCTGGCAGTTCATTCTGGGCATCGGCATGGCCTGCGCGGTCACCGCCCTGCCGATCCTGATCCTGCTGATGGAGAAGCTCGACATCCTGCGCGCACCGCTGGGCCAGCGCATCCTGCGCTACGCCAGCCTGGACGACATCGCGATCTGGGGCGTGCTCGCGCTGATCCTGATGGACTGGAGCCGCATCGGCAAACAGGTGGTGTTTCTGGTGGGCTTCGTGGTGCTGGGCTGGGCGTTTCGCCGCCTCATGGCCTGGCTGGACGAGAAAGACCGCTGGTACGTGGCGCTGATCTGGCTGGCCATCTGCGGTTTCGGCGCCGACTGGTCGGGCCTGCACTACATGGTGGGCGCCTTCCTCGCGGGCGCCATCATGGACGCGCACTGGTTCAACCAGGACAAGCTCGATCAGCTGCGCCACCACGTGCTGCTGGTGATGATGCCGGTGTTTTTCCTCTCCACCGGTTTGCGCACCAACTGGGCGGTCGGTGGCTTCGAGGTGTTCGCTGCTGCCGCCTTGCTGCTGGTGGTGTCGGTGGCGGGCAAGCTGATCGGCGTGCGCATTGCCGGCAAGGTGCTGGGCTGGGGCCCGGGCGAGGCGTCGCTGATCGGCTGGCTGCTGCAGACCAAGGCGCTGATCATGATCATCTTCGCCAACATCCTGCTGGACAAACAGATCATCACCAACGAGACCTTCACCGCCCTGCTGCTGATGGCCGTGGCCAGCACCATGCTGACCGTGCCGGTGGTGGCGCCGAAACTGCGGCGGCTGGGTCAGGCTTTGGGCGGCTGA
- a CDS encoding class I SAM-dependent methyltransferase: MNPSSPPPTGALKPDPRMKQYFSSEDQRRSLTKAMFDEAAPGYDTAESLTGLGSGAWYRREVLMRNGLTTGMTLLDVAAGTGLVTVPGVELVGQSGRVIALDPSPGMLAELRKKVAVDTLEGYAEAIPLPEGEVDFVSMGYALRHVGDLHKAFAEYLRVLRPGGQVCIMEISRPRSRLLRGVLWFHISVLVPLLARLTGRHADVKRLWAYYGDTIEASLDPDTIQDALRRAGFADVACSVSLGIFREYTGTKP, translated from the coding sequence ATGAACCCATCGAGCCCACCCCCCACCGGCGCGCTGAAACCCGATCCGCGCATGAAGCAGTATTTCAGCAGCGAGGATCAGCGCCGCAGCCTGACGAAGGCCATGTTTGACGAGGCCGCTCCCGGCTACGACACGGCCGAATCGCTGACCGGGCTGGGCAGCGGCGCCTGGTACCGGCGCGAGGTGCTGATGCGCAATGGCCTGACGACCGGCATGACGTTGCTGGATGTGGCGGCGGGCACCGGTCTGGTCACGGTGCCGGGCGTGGAACTGGTCGGACAGAGCGGCCGGGTGATCGCGCTGGACCCGTCCCCCGGCATGCTGGCCGAGCTGCGCAAGAAGGTCGCGGTGGACACCCTGGAAGGGTACGCCGAGGCGATTCCGCTGCCCGAAGGGGAGGTGGACTTTGTCTCCATGGGCTACGCGCTGCGCCACGTCGGCGACCTCCACAAGGCGTTCGCCGAGTACCTGCGCGTGCTGCGCCCGGGCGGCCAGGTCTGCATCATGGAGATCAGCCGCCCGCGCAGCCGCCTGCTGCGGGGGGTGTTGTGGTTCCACATTTCGGTGCTGGTGCCCTTGCTCGCCCGGCTGACCGGCCGCCACGCCGATGTGAAGCGCCTCTGGGCCTACTACGGCGACACCATCGAGGCCTCGCTCGACCCCGACACCATTCAGGATGCGCTGCGCCGCGCCGGCTTTGCCGACGTCGCCTGCTCGGTCAGCCTGGGCATCTTTCGTGAATACACAGGAACCAAACCTTGA